The stretch of DNA GTTGAAATAGTGGGCTTCCGCGATGAACCCCTGAAAACCGTGGTTACATCCATAGAAATGTTCCGCAAAGTTTTGGATGAGGCCATACCCGGTGATAACATAGGCGCCCTTTTGAGGGGTGTTAGCAAAGATGATGTTGAGAGGGGTATGGTTTTGGCAAAGCCCGGCTCAATAAAGGCTCACAGGAAGTTTAAGGCGGAGGTTTATATCCTGAAAAAGGAAGAGGGTGGAAGGAGTACCCCCTTCTTCAACGGTTATAGGCCCCAATTCTATTTCAGAACAACGGATGTTACCGGAACCATCAAACTCGCAGACGGTAGGGAGATGGCAATGCCCGGCGATAATGTACAGATGGAGGTAGAACTCATATATCCCGTTGCAATAGAAAGGGGTTTGAGGTTTGCAATACGCGAGGGTGGAAGAACGGTTGGAGCCGGGGTTATAACCGAAATCATTGAATAATGGATAAGATTAGGCTAAAACTGAAATCGTTTGATCCCGCGGTGTTGGATAGGGTTGCAAAACAAATCGTTGTGACAGCCCGATCCACGGGGGCAACGGTATCCGGGCCGATCCCCCTACCAAC from Candidatus Kryptobacter tengchongensis encodes:
- a CDS encoding Ribosomal protein S10p/S20e; amino-acid sequence: MDKIRLKLKSFDPAVLDRVAKQIVVTARSTGATVSGPIPLPT